The following are encoded together in the Buteo buteo chromosome 24, bButBut1.hap1.1, whole genome shotgun sequence genome:
- the LOC142044199 gene encoding protocadherin beta-15-like, with product MAIARQVLCLSAFLSLPHARAEPIRYSVAEEGESGSVVANVAEDAGLAPAQLSARRARLASEDGRQHFRLDRGTGRLVVAERLDREELCGQSATCTLPFELLLANPLQFFRVEVAVEDINDHSPVFPEEQVTFQIPERSDPGSRFPLEGARDLDVGSNSIQAYSIAPQNEYFSVSFGSRSEGDKYVELVLEKALDREEEAEMGFSLVAVDGGSLPRSGTTQIHIVVLDVNDNAPIFTQERYVGQVLENAAEGSVVLRVVATDQDAGPNGEVSYQFSQAVGQSHSAFAIDPVTGEIRLTKPLDFEAAETHELSVRATDGGGLSAICKVLVEVVDVNDNAPEVVVSSFSSPLPENALPGTVVALFTVRDRDAGANGKISCALEDQLLFSLRPAYKNYYELVTVSTLDREETARYTLAVTAADAGSPPLTTTQTFTVDISDVNDNVPTFNQTSYTMYVHENNVPTVLVGAVSASDADEGPNAKVTYSLAPAHPAERPPCSCISVNSENGQVFVLRPLDYEQVRQIEVLVSASDAGTPPLSANVTVRLLVVDENDNAPLVLYPSQDSSPAPSELVPKSSEAGYLVTKVVAVDADSGQNSWLSYHLLRATDPGLFAVGAQSGEVRLRRPVTERDAVKQKLVVLVRDNGQPPLSATAALSALLLNDFSDVHLPHSSLATEDEGGSLTTYLIISLVFVSVLFLASMAAFIARKVCKSKELKGGHVLYGAGNLQSGLADAAAAGTLPHAYCYEISLTTGSGNSEFKFLKPILPSLPPQHSGMGRGTGDEQEFSCGPVTMQDVAPDNPGTLSAEQFNSLSFN from the coding sequence ATGGCGATCGCAAGGCAAGTGCTttgtctctctgctttcctctccctgccgcACGCTCGCGCCGAGCCCATCCGCTACTCCGTAGCCGAGGAGGGGGAGAGCGGCTCCGTGGTAGCCAACGTGGCGGAGGACGCGGGGCTGGCCCCGGCGCAGCTCTCGGCTCGCCGCGCCCGCCTGGCCTCGGAGGACGGCCGGCAGCACTTTCGCTTAGACCGCGGCACCGGCCGCCTCGTAGTGGCGGAGAGGCTGGACCGGGAGGAGCTCTGCGGGCAGTCCGCTACGTGCACGCTCCCCTTCGAGCTGCTGCTGGCGAACCCCCTGCAGTTCTTTCGGGTCGAGGTGGCCGTGGAGGACATCAATGACCATTCGCCCGTTTTCCCGGAGGAACAAGTCACTTTTCAGATCCCGGAAAGGAGCGACCCGGGCTCGCGTTTCCCGCTGGAGGGGGCTCGGGACCTGGATGTTGGCAGCAACAGCATCCAGGCTTACAGCATTGCACCCCAGAACGAATACTTTAGTGTCTCCTTCGGGAGTCGGAGTGAGGGTGACAAATATGTAGAATTGGTCTTGGAAAAGGCGCTGgacagagaggaggaggcagagatggGTTTCAGCCTTGTTGCCGTGGACGGAGGCTCTCTGCCCAGGAGCGGGACCACCCAGATCCACATTGTCGTGCTAGATGTAAATGACAACGCTCCCATCTTCACGCAGGAGCGGTACGTTGGGCAGGTTTTGGAAAATGCGGCGGAGGGCTCTGTGGTTCTCAGGGTGGTGGCAACCGATCAGGATGCAGGACCTAATGGGGAGGTGTCCTATCAGTTCAGCCAAGCGGTGGGCCAGAGCCACTCAGCATTTGCAATCGACCCTGTGACCGGTGAAATTAGGCTCACGAAGCCTCTGGACTTTGAGGCAGCAGAGACTCACGAGCTCAGTGTGCGGGCCACGGATGGCGGGGGCCTCTCAGCAATCTGCAAGGTGTTGGTGGAGGTGGTGGATGTGAATGACAATGCGCCGGAGGTGGTGGtcagctccttcagcagccccctccccgaGAACGCATTACCCGGGACAGTGGTCGCCCTCTTTACTGTCAGGGACCGGGATGCTGGTGCCAACGGGAAGATCTCCTGTGCCCTGGAGGACCAGCTATTGTTCTCCCTGCGGCCGGCCTATAAGAATTACTATGAGCTGGTGACCGTGAGCACGCTGGACCGGGAGGAGACGGCACGTTACACCCTCGCTGTCACAGCGGCAGACGCGGGCTCACCTCCTCTCACAACCACCCAGACCTTCACGGTGGACATCTCCGATGTCAATGACAATGTGCCTACCTTCAACCAGACATCGTACACCATGTACGTGCATGAGAACAATGTCCCCACGGTGCTCGTTGGAGCCGTCAGCGCCTCGGATGCCGACGAGGGGCCCAATGCCAAGGTGACGTATTCCctggcaccagcccaccctgcagagcggcctccctgctcctgcatctCCGTGAACTCTGAGAACGGGCAGGTATTTGTGCTGCGGCCTCTGGACTACGAGCAGGTGAGGCAGATCGAGGTCTTGGTGAGCGCCTCCGATGCGGGGACACCTCCCCTTAGCGCCAACGTCACCGTCCGCCTTCTTGTGGTGGACGAGAACGACAATGCGCCACTGGTGCTGTACCCCTCGCAGGACAGCAGCCCCGCGCCCAGCGAGCTGGTGCCCAAGTCATCTGAAGCGGGGTACCTCGTCACCAAAGTGGTGGCTGTTGACGCCGACTCGGGGCAGAACTCGTGGCTCTCGTACCACCTGCTGAGGGCCACTGACCCTGGGCTGTTTGCAGTGGGTGCCCAAAGTGGGGAGGTGCGGCTGAGGAGGCCGGTGACAGAGAGGGATGCTGTGAAGCAGAAGCTCGTCGTCCTGGTGCGAGACAACGGGCAGCCACCGCTGTCAGCCACCGCTGCGCTGAGCGCGCTCCTGCTCAATGACTTCTCAGACGTGCACCTACCACACAGCAGCCTGGCCACGGAGGATGAGGGTGGCTCCCTGACAACCTATTTAATCATTTCATTGGTCTTTGTCTCAGTCCTCTTCCTCGCATCCATGGCAGCCTTCATCGCGCGCAAGGTGTGCAAGAGCAAGGAGCTGAAGGGGGGGCACGTGCTTTACGGCGCTGGCAACTTGCAGAGTGGCCTGGCTGACGCGGCCGCTGCGGGGACCCTGCCCCATGCCTATTGCTACGAGATCAGCCTCACGACGGGCTCGGGCAACAGTGAGTTCAAGTTCCTGAAGCCCATCCTGCCCAGCCTGCCACCGCAGCACAGTGGCATGGGCAGGGGCACCGGCGATGAACAAGAATTCTCCTGTGGCCCTGTCACCATGCAGGACGTGGCACCAGACAACCCAGGGACGCTCTCTGCAGAACAGTTCAATAGTCTTTCCTTCAACTAG
- the LOC142044126 gene encoding protocadherin beta-4-like, translating to MAIARQVLCLSAFLSLPHARAEPIRYSVAEEGESGSVVANVAEDAGLAPAQLSARRARLASEDGRQHFRLDRGTGRLVVAERLDREELCGQSATCTLPFELLLANPLQFFRVEVAVEDINDHSPVFPEERVTFQILERSDPGSRFPLEGARDLDVGSNSIQAYSIAPQNEYFSVSFGSQSEDDKYVELVLEKALDREEEAEVFFSLIAVDGGSPPRSGTTQIRIVVLDVNDNAPIFTQKVYVGQVLENAAEGSVVLRVVATDRDAGPNGEVSYQFSQAVGQSHSAFAIDPVTGEIRLTKPLDFEAAETHELSVRATDGGGLSAICKVLVEVVDVNDNAPEVVVSSFSSPLPENALPGTVVALFTVRDRDAGANGKISCALEDQLLFSLRPAYKNYYELVTVSTLDREETARYTLAVTAADAGSPPLTTTQTFTVDISDVNDNVPTFNQTSYTMYVHENNVPTVLVGAVSASDADEGPNAKVTYSLAPAHPAERPPCSCISVNSENGQVFVLRPLDYEQVRQIEVLVSASDAGTPPLSANVTVRLLVVDENDNAPLVLYPSQDSSPAPSELVPKSSEAGYLVTKVVAVDADSGQNSWLSYHLLRATDPGLFAVGAQSGEVRLRRPVTERDAVKQKLVVLVRDNGQPPLSATAALSALLLNDFSDVHLPHSSLATEDEGGSLTTYLIISLVFVSVLFLASMAAFIARKVCKSKELKGGHVLYGAGNLQSGLADAAAAGTLPHAYCYEISLTTGSGNSEFKFLKPILPSLPPQHSGMGRGTGDEQEFSCGPVTMQDVAPDNPGTLSAEQFNSLSFN from the coding sequence ATGGCGATCGCAAGGCAAGTGCTttgtctctctgctttcctctccctgccgcACGCTCGCGCCGAGCCCATCCGCTACTCCGTAGCCGAGGAGGGGGAGAGCGGCTCCGTGGTAGCCAACGTGGCGGAGGACGCGGGGCTGGCCCCGGCGCAGCTCTCGGCTCGCCGCGCCCGCCTGGCCTCGGAGGACGGCCGGCAGCACTTTCGCTTAGACCGCGGCACCGGCCGCCTCGTAGTGGCGGAGAGGCTGGACCGGGAGGAGCTCTGCGGGCAGTCCGCTACGTGCACGCTCCCCTTCGAGCTGCTGCTGGCGAACCCCCTGCAGTTCTTTCGGGTCGAGGTGGCCGTGGAGGACATCAATGACCATTCGCCCGTTTTCCCGGAGGAACGAGTCACATTTCAGATCCTGGAAAGGAGCGACCCGGGCTCGCGTTTCCCGCTGGAGGGGGCTCGGGACCTGGATGTTGGCAGCAACAGCATCCAGGCTTACAGCATTGCACCCCAGAACGAATACTTTAGTGTCTCCTTCGGGAGTCAGAGTGAGGATGACAAATATGTAGAACTGGTTTTGGAAAAGGCGCTGGACAgagaggaggaggcggaggtgTTTTTCAGCCTCATTGCCGTGGACGGAGGCTCTCCGCCCCGGAGTGGGACCACCCAAATCCGCATTGTCGTGCTAGATGTAAATGACAACGCTCCCATCTTCACACAGAAGGTGTACGTTGGGCAGGTTTTGGAAAATGCGGCGGAGGGCTCTGTGGTTCTCAGGGTGGTGGCAACCGATCGGGATGCAGGACCTAATGGGGAGGTGTCCTATCAGTTCAGCCAAGCGGTGGGCCAGAGCCACTCAGCATTTGCAATCGACCCTGTGACCGGTGAAATTAGACTCACGAAGCCTCTGGACTTTGAGGCAGCAGAGACTCACGAGCTCAGTGTGCGGGCCACGGATGGCGGGGGCCTCTCAGCAATCTGCAAGGTGTTGGTGGAGGTGGTGGATGTGAATGACAATGCGCCGGAGGTGGTGGtcagctccttcagcagccccctccccgaGAACGCATTACCCGGGACAGTGGTCGCCCTCTTTACTGTCAGGGACCGGGATGCTGGTGCCAACGGGAAGATCTCCTGTGCCCTGGAGGACCAGCTATTGTTCTCCCTGCGGCCGGCCTATAAGAATTACTATGAGCTGGTGACCGTGAGCACGCTGGACCGGGAGGAGACGGCACGTTACACCCTCGCTGTCACAGCGGCAGACGCGGGCTCACCTCCTCTCACAACCACCCAGACCTTCACGGTGGACATCTCCGATGTCAATGACAATGTGCCTACCTTCAACCAGACATCGTACACCATGTACGTGCATGAGAACAATGTCCCCACGGTGCTCGTTGGAGCCGTCAGCGCCTCGGATGCCGACGAGGGGCCCAATGCCAAGGTGACGTATTCCctggcaccagcccaccctgcagagcggcctccctgctcctgcatctCCGTGAACTCTGAGAACGGGCAGGTATTTGTGCTGCGGCCTCTGGACTACGAGCAGGTGAGGCAGATCGAGGTCTTGGTGAGCGCCTCCGATGCGGGGACACCTCCCCTTAGCGCCAACGTCACCGTCCGCCTTCTTGTGGTGGACGAGAACGACAATGCGCCACTGGTGCTGTACCCCTCGCAGGACAGCAGCCCCGCGCCCAGCGAGCTGGTGCCCAAGTCATCTGAAGCGGGGTACCTCGTCACCAAAGTGGTGGCTGTTGACGCCGACTCGGGGCAGAACTCGTGGCTCTCGTACCACCTGCTGAGGGCCACTGACCCTGGGCTGTTTGCAGTGGGTGCCCAAAGTGGGGAGGTGCGGCTGAGGAGGCCGGTGACAGAGAGGGATGCTGTGAAGCAGAAGCTCGTCGTCCTGGTGCGAGACAACGGGCAGCCACCGCTGTCAGCCACCGCTGCGCTGAGCGCGCTCCTGCTCAATGACTTCTCAGACGTGCACCTACCACACAGCAGCCTGGCCACGGAGGATGAGGGTGGCTCCCTGACAACCTATTTAATCATTTCATTGGTCTTTGTCTCAGTCCTCTTCCTCGCATCCATGGCAGCCTTCATCGCGCGCAAGGTGTGCAAGAGCAAGGAGCTGAAGGGGGGGCACGTGCTTTACGGCGCTGGCAACTTGCAGAGTGGCCTGGCTGACGCGGCCGCTGCGGGGACCCTGCCCCACGCCTATTGCTACGAGATCAGCCTCACGACGGGCTCGGGCAACAGTGAGTTCAAGTTCCTGAAGCCCATCCTGCCCAGCCTGCCACCGCAGCACAGTGGCATGGGCAGGGGCACCGGCGATGAACAAGAATTCTCCTGTGGCCCTGTCACCATGCAGGACGTGGCACCAGACAACCCAGGGACGCTCTCTGCAGAACAGTTCAATAGTCTTTCCTTCAACTAG
- the LOC142044176 gene encoding protocadherin beta-15-like: MLGTTEDGGWLFWRVMACVRQSRSRKRQVILFILCVCVCQSGAETLRYSLVEEMERDSFVANIANDLGIAPSQLAARKARIVSEGNEQLFRLNQNTGVLTVKDSLDREEICPQSDTCILFFKIFFEKPLQLIRGEVEVCDMNDNSPVFPEKEMVLEILETAPPGSRFPLESAQDKDVGSNSLQNYSLGANSHFSLSLRTRKGGAKYAELILEQQLDREEQQELNLFLIATDGGSPPRSGTAQVRIVVMDANDNTPVFGREIYEVRLAENSPWGQLVVRVAAADPDEGSNGKVQYTFTQTSERSRQIFKLNPASGEIRVVGNLDFEEAKNHEMMVKATDSGGLSAHCKVQVEVLDVNDNAPEIVLTSLTTSIPEDAQPRTVVALFSVRDRDSGDNGRMECSIDGDLPFSLTPTFDNYYELRTNAALDRERMAEYNITITAMDWGTTRLSSQESIFVQISDVNDNPPQFTQEVYTMSVMENNSPMLRIGSVNATDADAGKNARVNYTLVRQEGKEQPDMLVNSESGDIYILHPLDYEEVRAFEVKVRAADSGSPPLSTQAVLRVVVRDENDNAPVVLHPSPDSSTVAGELVPSWAHAGYLVAKVVAVDADAGQNAWLSYELAKATEPGLFHVGLHSGEVRTVRAMAERDAPWQRLVVLVRDRGQPPRSTTTTLSIALVDGFSDAHLRLSEEAPAADPDGPLTLYLITCLACVSAVFLATVVAVVVVKVWRARPSEAETLPTFPKSATESTAGSLPRSYMYDVCFTTGTINSEFQFLRPLFHCFPAGLPPSQGEQRSSACSQEVANLGEEGNWAAQGRAPPSEDMGLRPAEAACTANMGMELNVNSHQNPWLTPQ; this comes from the exons ATGCTGGGAACCACGGAGGACGGTGGATGGCTTTTCTGGAGAGTAATGGCGTGTGTGAgacagagcagaagcagaaagaggcaAGTGATCTTGTTTATTCTGTGCGTTTGTGTGTGTCAGAGCGGGGCTGAAACCCTCCGCTATTCTCTGGTGGAGGAAATGGAGAGGGACTCCTTTGTCGCCAATATTGCAAACGACCTGGGCATTGCTCCGAGCCAGCTCGCAGCTCGCAAGGCCCGCATTGTGTCTGAGGGGAACGAGCAGCTTTTCCGCCTCAATCAAAACACCGGAGTACTGACAGTAAAGGATTCGCTGGACCGAGAGGAGATCTGTCCGCAGAGTGATACCTGCATACTCTTCTTTAAGATATTCTTTGAAAAACCATTGCAGCTGATCCGAGGGGAGGTGGAGGTTTGTGACATGAATGACAACTCCCCCGTGTTCCCAGAGAAGGAGATGGTTTTAGAGATTCTGGAAACAGCACCTCCCGGGTCCCGTTTTCCTCTGGAAAGTGCCCAAGACAAGGACGTGGGAAGTAACAGTTTGCAGAACTACAGCCTTGGAGCCAACTCACATTTTTCCCTCAGTCTCAGAACAAGGAAAGGTGGAGCAAAATATGCAGAGCTCATCCTAGAGCAGCAGCTGGACcgtgaggagcagcaggagctgaattTGTTCCTCATTGCCACCGACGGGGGCTCACCACCCAGGTCGGGTACGGCTCAGGTCCGGATTGTGGTCATGGATGCCAATGACAACACCCCAGTCTTTGGTCGGGAGATCTACGAGGTGCGCCTGGCTGAGAACAGCCCCTGGGGGCAGCTGGTGGTCAGAGTTGCGGCTGCGGATCCTGATGAAGGGTCCAACGGGAAAGTGCAGTACACCTTCACCCAGACATCAGAGCGGTCCCGGCAGATCTTCAAGCTGAACCCTGCCAGTGGGGAGATACGGGTTGTGGGCAACCTGGACTTTGAGGAAGCAAAAAACCACGAGATGATGGTGAAAGCCACCGACAGTGGGGGGCTGTCTGCGCATTGCAAAGTGCAGGTGGAGGTCCTGGACGTGAATGACAATGCCCCAGAGATAGTGCTCACCTCCCTCACCACCTCCATTCCTGAGGACGCCCAGCCCCGCACCGTGGTGGCCCTGTTCAGTGTGCGGGACCGGGACTCCGGGGACAACGGCAGGATGGAGTGCTCGATTGACGGGGACTTGCCCTTCAGTCTTACCCCCACTTTTGATAATTACTATGAGCTGAGGACTAATGCAGCGCTGGACAGGGAGAGGATGGCAGAGTATAACATCACCATCACAGCCATGGACTGGGGCACAACGCGGCTCAGCTCTCAGGAAAGCATCTTTGTGCAGATATCGGACGTGAACGACAATCCCCCACAGTTCACTCAGGAGGTTTACACCATGTCAGTCATGGAGAACAACAGCCCCATGCTGCGGATTGGCAGTGTGAATGCCACAGATGCTGACGCAGGGAAAAACGCCCGTGTAAACTACACTCTGGTGAGGCAGGAGGGCAAGGAGCAGCCCGACATGTTGGTCAACTCTGAAAGCGGGGATATTTACATCCTCCACCCGCTGGACTATGAGGAGGTGCGTGCCTTTGAAGTGAAGGTGCGCGCTGCTGACAGTGGCTCGCCGCCACTCAGCACACAGGCGGTGCTACGCGTGGTGGTGCGGGATGAAAACGACAATGCGCCCGTCGTGCTGCACCCATCCCCTGACAGCAGCACGGTGGCAGGCGAGTTGGTGCCAAGCTGGGCGCACGCGGGCTACCTGGTGGCCAAGGTAGTGGCGGTGGACGCGGATGCAGGGCAGAATGCGTGGCTGTCTTATGAGTTGGCCAAGGCAACGGAGCCAGGGCTGTTCCACGTGGGGCTGCACAGCGGTGAGGTGCGGACAGTGCGGGCCATGGCAGAGCGTGACGCGCCCTGGCAGAGGCTTGTTGTGCTGGTGCGAGACCGCGGGCAGCCGCCGcgctccaccaccaccaccctcagCATTGCGCTGGTGGACGGTTTCTCCGATGCCCATTTGCGGTTGAGTGAGGAGGCACCGGCTGCTGATCCCGATGGGCCGCTCACCCTGTACCTCATCACCTGCCTGGCCTGTGTTTCAGCAGTGTTCCTGGCCACCGTGGTGGCTGTTGTGGTGGTGAAGGTGTGGCGGGCCAGGCCGAGTGAGGCAGAGACCTTGCCTACGTTCCCAAAGTCTGCCACGGAGAGCACTGCGGGCTCCCTGCCCCGCAGCTACATGTATGATGTTTGCTTCACCACCGGGACCATCAACAGTGAGTTTCAGTTCCTTAGGCCCCTCTTCCACTGCTTTCCTGCCGGGCTGCCCCCCAGCCAGGGTGAACAGCGAAGCTCAGCGTGCTCGCAAGAGGTGGCCAACCTTGGAGAAGAAGGCAACTGGGCTGCACAG GGCAGAGCTCCCCCCTCCGAAGACATGGGTCTCAGACCTGCGGAAGCAGCTTGCACTGCAAACATGGGGATGGAGCTAAATGTCAATTCTCATCAAAACCCTTGGCTTACTCCCCAGTaa